A genomic window from Candidatus Lokiarchaeota archaeon includes:
- a CDS encoding transcriptional repressor: MKPQKEDVARILRENGYRATSQRLAIYEALRTADSHPTVAAVHESVAEEHPTISLATVYKTLQIFTKVGLAREMALKEESTRYDLRDEAHINLICNMCGKIQDVFCENLRDINNAIEADTDFKVTGGSFEVYGMCGDCQNKQSE, from the coding sequence ATGAAGCCGCAGAAGGAAGATGTAGCAAGAATCCTCCGTGAGAACGGGTACCGTGCTACGTCGCAACGGTTGGCCATTTACGAAGCACTTCGTACTGCTGATTCGCATCCAACTGTGGCCGCCGTCCATGAATCTGTTGCAGAAGAGCATCCAACTATCAGTCTGGCTACAGTATACAAAACTCTGCAGATTTTCACAAAGGTTGGTCTTGCAAGGGAGATGGCCCTCAAAGAGGAATCAACCCGATATGACCTGCGAGATGAAGCTCATATCAATCTCATCTGCAATATGTGTGGGAAGATCCAGGACGTCTTCTGTGAAAATCTACGGGATATCAATAATGCAATAGAAGCAGACACCGATTTCAAGGTGACTGGCGGAAGCTTTGAGGTCTATGGCATGTGTGGGGACTGCCAAAACAAGCAGAGTGAATGA
- a CDS encoding TIGR00296 family protein gives MDQVYSKDDGEFLVKLARRTVEQFARESTKPNVPDDTPSHLKRESGVFVTLNSTSSSKNNLRGCIGRPYPTDPLVQATIDSAFDAAANDPRFSPVKEKELDSIIIEVSLLTPPEEIECSNPDELMKEIEVGCDGLIAAKGGRRGLLLPQVAVEWNWDAEEFLRHTCRKAMLPMEAWREPDTKFMKFQAEIFGEVSPRGNVVRKDNSAKE, from the coding sequence GTGGACCAAGTTTACTCCAAAGATGATGGTGAGTTCCTAGTCAAATTAGCTAGAAGAACTGTAGAGCAATTTGCTCGGGAAAGCACAAAACCAAACGTTCCAGATGACACACCAAGCCATCTGAAGAGAGAATCCGGTGTATTTGTCACACTGAATTCCACTTCCTCGAGCAAGAATAATCTTCGGGGATGTATTGGTAGACCATATCCCACGGATCCGTTGGTTCAAGCAACAATAGACTCTGCATTCGATGCCGCAGCCAACGATCCTAGATTCTCACCGGTCAAGGAAAAGGAACTCGATTCTATCATAATAGAGGTTAGTTTGTTGACTCCACCCGAAGAAATTGAATGCTCAAACCCGGACGAGTTGATGAAGGAAATAGAGGTGGGATGTGATGGTTTGATTGCAGCAAAAGGTGGAAGAAGGGGGCTACTATTACCGCAGGTTGCAGTAGAATGGAACTGGGATGCCGAGGAGTTTCTCAGACATACTTGCAGAAAGGCAATGCTACCTATGGAAGCTTGGAGAGAACCAGACACCAAGTTCATGAAGTTCCAAGCAGAGATTTTCGGTGAAGTTTCCCCACGTGGGAATGTAGTTCGTAAAGACAATTCAGCAAAGGAATGA
- a CDS encoding CBS domain-containing protein, producing MDDPSQSMAIRDIMTMDVVSTAPDATVLEVAKSMSRMDIGSIVIVDKERAIGLITEADIVRRVVAKERDVRATRAREIMSSPIIHVEPQTALTKAMRIMAQSKIRRLAVLKNHSLVGIVTSRDILRWSPELIDILIESLKIKEGEHVSGQEEKEDRLIAYGGTCDICGGYSTELALVDGQYVCEDCRR from the coding sequence ATGGATGACCCGTCGCAATCAATGGCTATTCGGGATATCATGACTATGGATGTTGTAAGTACTGCTCCAGACGCCACTGTCCTGGAAGTGGCCAAGTCTATGAGTCGAATGGATATAGGTTCAATCGTAATTGTGGATAAAGAAAGGGCAATCGGATTGATTACCGAAGCAGACATTGTAAGACGAGTTGTAGCAAAAGAGCGTGATGTCCGTGCTACACGAGCCAGAGAAATAATGTCATCACCGATAATACATGTGGAACCTCAAACCGCGCTTACGAAGGCGATGAGGATTATGGCACAGAGCAAAATCCGTCGATTAGCAGTTCTGAAAAATCATTCACTGGTGGGGATTGTCACATCAAGAGACATTCTCCGATGGTCGCCCGAATTGATTGATATTCTCATTGAATCATTGAAGATTAAAGAGGGGGAGCATGTATCAGGCCAAGAAGAGAAAGAAGATCGTCTTATCGCATATGGTGGAACCTGTGATATATGTGGCGGGTATTCAACCGAGTTGGCCCTCGTAGATGGCCAGTATGTTTGCGAGGACTGTAGGAGGTAA
- a CDS encoding DUF3160 domain-containing protein, which produces MSPRGQFEGKSNEFITIVITIIIAVSGVSGALIGSLFRPNQSADSFVDEPFGDPLPIRFESQPFADYEEYETDFTLNVSSYDINSDLSNIINLDSFSYLPENARNAIVDHYFFAVPSNFKMFADIYCMNDDYELPSFVTSDSVLHAYHVLYDLALREIEETHFMNHIGNLSRHMVNVSLDQYNLLESDLWRALAKKNAAFFSVAAKLHDPDWTVPDPVTGWVYQTLHFIENAGGFTTDWFMNQRLDFSQFIPRGHYTRTESLKRFFKTIMWLSRVAFRVQPDDDGLTAEQNAERAENETGQAVLLCRAFEQPSHLFIDGETPLRLWRELYDTTSFFVSTSDDLTVDEYLTIFNAIYDDPVNIVELCNRTKLGTFIATARESRSPQIISGWVWDSQSINVTKGLRFMGQRFVPDSYMFSELTHAAVKYRMMPKALDVMAVLGSQRAWDLLDDQKDYLNYTTQMNRLKETYGDLNLSNWTQSLYWSWLYSFKTLLDEPELGHPSFMLTDQWIDKQLTTCLGTWTELRHDTILYAKQSYSQTYGASYPPPGYVEPVPKFYAKLASLCRMMLQGLDSRGLVVDDFTERLVRLHDLLREFQVISEKELSQTPLNATEWSLLENIGGILAHIEGTYNEGGRAALVADVHTDPMSGKVLEEATGNPMVILVAVPNEEDKVFLARGAMYSHYEFAWPMSERLTDEAWWQMLEEESAPSMDDWMGSFVLGISETSDLSASHNAYNDPEMRRNSSSKAYRNVMPIAIDVRKMAKPT; this is translated from the coding sequence ATGTCTCCACGCGGTCAGTTTGAGGGAAAATCCAACGAATTCATAACAATTGTGATTACTATAATAATCGCGGTATCCGGTGTTTCAGGTGCTCTCATCGGGAGCTTGTTTCGACCAAATCAGTCAGCGGACTCTTTTGTGGATGAGCCTTTTGGGGACCCATTGCCTATTCGCTTTGAGTCTCAGCCGTTTGCTGACTACGAGGAGTATGAAACAGATTTTACTCTTAACGTTTCATCCTATGATATCAACTCCGACCTCTCCAACATTATCAACCTGGACTCCTTTTCTTACCTCCCGGAGAATGCCAGAAACGCAATCGTTGATCACTACTTCTTCGCCGTTCCTTCAAACTTCAAGATGTTCGCAGATATATATTGCATGAATGACGACTACGAGCTCCCTTCATTCGTGACTTCCGATTCTGTACTGCATGCCTATCATGTACTCTATGACCTTGCCCTACGGGAAATTGAGGAAACTCATTTCATGAACCACATAGGAAATCTCTCCAGACATATGGTAAACGTCTCACTGGATCAGTACAATCTATTGGAGAGTGATTTATGGCGGGCCCTTGCAAAGAAGAATGCCGCCTTCTTCTCGGTCGCTGCGAAGCTACATGACCCTGACTGGACAGTTCCTGATCCGGTGACCGGTTGGGTCTATCAAACCCTCCACTTCATAGAAAACGCCGGGGGATTCACCACGGACTGGTTCATGAACCAGCGATTGGACTTCAGTCAGTTTATTCCCCGGGGGCACTACACTCGGACTGAATCCCTGAAACGATTCTTCAAGACCATAATGTGGTTATCTCGGGTTGCATTCCGTGTACAGCCTGATGACGACGGGCTCACAGCGGAGCAGAACGCAGAACGGGCTGAGAATGAGACTGGGCAGGCAGTTTTGTTGTGTCGAGCTTTCGAGCAACCTAGCCATCTATTCATCGACGGGGAAACACCTCTTCGCCTATGGCGAGAACTATACGATACGACCTCGTTCTTTGTGAGTACGAGTGATGACCTCACGGTGGATGAGTATCTCACTATCTTCAACGCCATATATGATGATCCGGTCAACATCGTTGAGCTGTGCAATAGAACGAAACTTGGGACATTCATCGCAACAGCAAGGGAGTCACGAAGCCCACAGATTATATCCGGTTGGGTGTGGGATTCGCAAAGCATCAATGTCACCAAGGGTCTCCGATTCATGGGGCAACGATTTGTCCCGGACTCCTACATGTTCAGCGAACTAACGCATGCAGCAGTGAAGTATCGAATGATGCCCAAGGCATTAGATGTCATGGCTGTACTAGGCTCCCAAAGAGCTTGGGACTTGCTAGATGATCAGAAGGACTATCTGAACTATACCACGCAGATGAACCGTCTCAAAGAGACTTATGGTGATTTGAATCTTAGCAACTGGACACAGAGCCTTTACTGGTCATGGCTTTACAGCTTCAAAACCTTGCTTGATGAGCCAGAGCTTGGTCATCCTTCTTTCATGCTCACTGACCAGTGGATTGACAAACAGCTTACGACTTGTTTGGGAACGTGGACAGAATTGAGACATGACACCATTCTCTACGCTAAGCAATCCTATTCCCAAACATATGGTGCTTCCTATCCCCCTCCTGGATATGTAGAACCCGTCCCTAAGTTCTATGCCAAGCTTGCCTCCCTGTGTAGGATGATGCTACAAGGTTTGGACAGCCGTGGTCTTGTTGTAGATGATTTTACGGAGCGACTCGTGAGATTGCATGACCTGCTTCGTGAATTCCAAGTTATTTCTGAAAAGGAGCTCTCGCAGACACCCTTGAACGCAACGGAGTGGTCCCTGCTTGAGAACATCGGAGGTATACTGGCGCACATTGAGGGAACCTACAATGAGGGAGGAAGGGCGGCATTGGTTGCTGATGTCCACACCGATCCCATGTCCGGAAAAGTGCTGGAAGAGGCTACAGGGAACCCAATGGTGATTTTAGTTGCGGTTCCCAATGAGGAGGATAAGGTCTTCCTTGCGAGAGGGGCAATGTATTCTCACTATGAGTTCGCATGGCCCATGAGTGAAAGGCTGACGGATGAGGCGTGGTGGCAGATGCTGGAAGAAGAGTCTGCACCGTCGATGGATGACTGGATGGGGTCTTTCGTGCTCGGAATTTCTGAAACTTCAGACCTTTCTGCTTCCCACAATGCGTACAATGATCCTGAGATGAGACGAAATTCCTCATCAAAGGCTTACCGTAATGTCATGCCCATTGCAATCGATGTCAGAAAAATGGCGAAACCTACCTGA
- the nadC gene encoding carboxylating nicotinate-nucleotide diphosphorylase, giving the protein MYESPPSVIESLESFLQEDIRSGDITTQALVPSLRKGVGEIGAKEKTVVAGLKEIRDLTRLTDLKYETKVQEGVWVDSGETVITLSGKAVALLTVERLALNIIMRMSGIATKTRKIVDRIREVNQDVLLAATRKTTPGFRYFEKRAVEIGGGDSHRYALDDMVLIKNNHLVSVESIEQAVLESKKAVSFSKKVSCEVRSLEGALKAARSGADIILLDNQTPSSVTEICQALDKANLRDEVLLEVSGGITEHNATEYAECDVDILSSGALTHSYKSADFSMSLEIT; this is encoded by the coding sequence ATGTACGAATCGCCGCCCTCTGTGATTGAAAGTCTTGAATCCTTCCTTCAAGAAGATATCAGATCAGGAGACATTACCACCCAAGCTTTAGTCCCATCGTTAAGAAAGGGGGTCGGTGAAATTGGAGCAAAGGAGAAAACCGTTGTTGCGGGTTTGAAGGAGATTAGGGACCTTACCCGTCTTACTGATTTGAAATACGAAACAAAGGTCCAAGAAGGCGTCTGGGTTGATTCTGGAGAAACAGTAATCACATTGTCTGGAAAAGCAGTAGCTCTTCTCACTGTCGAAAGACTGGCTCTGAATATCATCATGAGAATGAGTGGAATAGCAACAAAGACTCGTAAGATTGTTGATAGAATACGGGAGGTAAATCAAGATGTCCTACTTGCCGCGACCCGCAAGACAACACCAGGTTTCCGATATTTCGAGAAGCGGGCAGTGGAAATTGGCGGGGGTGACTCCCATCGGTATGCTCTCGATGACATGGTTTTGATCAAGAACAACCATCTGGTTTCTGTTGAGAGTATTGAGCAAGCCGTCCTTGAATCAAAGAAAGCAGTCTCATTCTCAAAGAAAGTATCCTGTGAGGTGCGAAGTTTGGAGGGCGCTCTGAAGGCGGCAAGATCTGGAGCCGACATCATCTTACTGGATAATCAAACACCCTCTTCCGTTACGGAAATATGTCAAGCCCTTGACAAGGCAAACTTGAGAGATGAAGTACTTCTGGAAGTATCTGGTGGAATCACAGAGCATAATGCGACTGAGTACGCTGAATGCGATGTGGACATACTATCCTCTGGCGCATTAACGCATTCGTACAAAAGTGCTGACTTCAGCATGAGTTTGGAGATTACGTAG
- a CDS encoding CBS domain-containing protein has product MEVEKIMSEPETIDKDQRLSHALDLLEKKGVDRLIVTQDKELTGILTYADIADRLDVSKVVAVSISRLHVSSAMSSSVITVSPKDDITDVAKLMLERGMSGCPVVDEENNIVGVITKIELSRLVQKFDNVAVEDLMTAEDLLVASPVDRLVKARLDMLTAGFSGLPVTDGGAVVGLLTEKLVAEAMARFTSEVPDKYRSNQVRQIRVVDAMQQQPPVVNTETSIAEASTRMLDAKLNTLPVVDENDRLVGIISATDFTRFVANNFQVPETSN; this is encoded by the coding sequence ATGGAAGTAGAGAAAATAATGTCTGAGCCGGAAACAATCGACAAGGACCAGCGTTTATCACATGCACTGGATTTGCTGGAGAAGAAAGGTGTGGATAGACTGATTGTAACACAAGATAAGGAGCTAACTGGTATACTCACATATGCCGATATTGCAGATAGGTTAGATGTTAGCAAGGTAGTAGCTGTATCTATCAGTAGACTTCATGTATCAAGTGCAATGAGTAGCTCGGTAATTACTGTCTCGCCAAAGGACGATATAACAGATGTCGCTAAGCTCATGCTCGAGAGAGGAATGAGCGGATGCCCTGTAGTGGATGAGGAGAATAACATAGTTGGTGTGATTACCAAGATTGAGTTATCCCGACTTGTGCAGAAATTCGACAATGTAGCTGTGGAAGATTTGATGACCGCAGAAGATCTATTGGTGGCGAGTCCAGTTGACCGTCTCGTAAAAGCAAGATTGGATATGCTAACAGCAGGCTTCTCGGGTCTGCCCGTGACCGATGGTGGGGCAGTTGTAGGGTTGCTTACTGAGAAGCTGGTTGCCGAGGCAATGGCGAGATTCACATCAGAGGTCCCCGATAAGTATAGATCAAATCAGGTAAGACAAATACGGGTAGTTGATGCCATGCAGCAACAACCTCCAGTCGTGAATACGGAAACGTCTATTGCTGAAGCATCTACCAGAATGCTTGATGCTAAGCTAAACACTCTACCAGTCGTAGATGAGAACGATAGACTTGTGGGCATAATTAGCGCAACTGACTTTACTCGCTTCGTTGCCAATAATTTTCAAGTTCCCGAAACTAGCAACTGA
- a CDS encoding methyltransferase, translated as MEERRPYVKVPVQSGERVRSILADEGLLDNDYRIVRIEDSLYLPLIGNASKNDVEETIDLADYEFGTRKFETIIEGPRSLEEALEDELDSEELELLPRAYDLVGDIAVLEIPEELEEYDEVIGHAFLSIYPHFSTILSKKGAISGVKRTRSYKFLAGEKKTSTVHTEYGIDMAVDLSKAYFSPRLLEEHRRVAEQVHDDELVVDMFTGVGPFALHIAKRTAAKIVAIDINRDAIDLLEKSIGLNRLKGDIECVAANAEEYVQSRFHKDVDRIIMNHPSAADDYVDVASNALMPGGMLHYYEFISEPEPEKKAHDKITRLIKESHRQVDEILEIRRVRDSAPYEYQMAIEVRVI; from the coding sequence ATGGAAGAGCGAAGGCCCTACGTCAAAGTGCCCGTACAATCGGGTGAAAGAGTACGTAGCATATTAGCAGATGAAGGGCTATTGGACAACGATTACCGAATAGTTCGGATTGAAGACAGTCTCTATCTTCCGCTTATCGGCAACGCATCAAAAAACGACGTTGAAGAGACTATTGACCTCGCCGATTACGAATTTGGTACGAGGAAATTCGAAACGATTATAGAGGGTCCACGGAGTTTGGAAGAAGCCCTAGAGGACGAACTGGATTCAGAAGAGCTTGAATTGCTTCCTCGAGCTTATGATTTGGTTGGAGATATCGCGGTATTGGAGATACCCGAAGAGCTAGAGGAATATGACGAAGTAATAGGCCACGCCTTCCTGTCAATCTACCCGCACTTCTCTACGATCCTCTCAAAGAAAGGCGCTATTTCCGGTGTCAAAAGGACACGTTCATACAAGTTTCTTGCAGGAGAGAAGAAGACCTCAACGGTTCACACTGAATACGGGATTGATATGGCTGTAGACCTTTCCAAGGCTTATTTCAGTCCCCGGCTTCTTGAAGAACATCGAAGAGTTGCAGAGCAAGTTCATGACGACGAACTCGTTGTGGATATGTTCACGGGCGTCGGCCCCTTTGCTCTTCATATTGCAAAACGGACAGCAGCAAAAATCGTAGCGATTGATATTAATCGTGATGCAATCGATCTTCTTGAGAAGAGTATCGGTCTCAACCGACTGAAAGGGGACATAGAATGCGTCGCGGCTAATGCAGAAGAATATGTTCAATCGCGTTTCCACAAAGATGTTGATCGAATTATTATGAATCATCCATCTGCAGCAGATGATTATGTAGATGTTGCTTCAAATGCATTGATGCCGGGGGGCATGCTCCATTACTATGAATTCATATCTGAGCCGGAGCCAGAGAAAAAGGCACATGACAAGATCACGCGACTAATCAAAGAATCACACCGTCAAGTTGATGAAATCCTCGAGATTCGGAGGGTTAGAGATAGCGCGCCATACGAGTATCAAATGGCTATTGAGGTGAGGGTTATTTGA
- a CDS encoding amidohydrolase family protein, which yields MTAELILRGGSIVQNGELCKRSVVVDKGKIEGIYEVGQEPAAETDIDCTGLYILPGMIDIHTHLRDLKQSNKEDYRSGTMAAAAGGVTTVVDMPNSQPPVLSHNVLQQKIERARENSFVNIGFYGGIPKSAKAPNEKFFNDILGLKVYPHAPLDKDIQYTKERIRECLNLARRWDLPLLLHPDFSDPDARPETVQDFFEIHSCEAERRAVVTFIDALKEIESRVHVCHVSCAFTAKLIKKHRAENTLTAEVTPHHLLLTGDKFTNKNGEAKVLPPLRSPHDRRFLQESVSHCVIDCVASDHAPHTKKEKHAPFLHASSGFPGLETTVPLMLTRVLKGEMHWVEYLRCCCSAPARILNIPGKGILCKGYDADLIVVKEDKYEIRGDKFHSKTTVTPFEGQEVLARPVMTFVGGRLVYRDGSFKVRPGTAGIVPVRNVIEH from the coding sequence ATGACCGCAGAGTTGATTCTTCGTGGCGGCAGCATTGTTCAAAATGGGGAATTATGCAAAAGGTCGGTGGTTGTTGATAAAGGGAAGATAGAGGGAATCTACGAAGTTGGACAAGAACCTGCTGCAGAAACTGACATTGATTGTACGGGATTGTACATTCTGCCAGGAATGATTGATATCCACACCCATCTCAGAGATTTGAAGCAGTCAAACAAGGAGGACTATCGCTCGGGAACCATGGCCGCTGCCGCTGGGGGTGTAACTACAGTTGTTGATATGCCTAACTCTCAACCTCCTGTTTTGTCCCACAATGTTTTACAGCAAAAGATAGAGCGAGCTCGGGAAAACAGTTTCGTCAATATTGGCTTTTACGGAGGCATTCCTAAGAGTGCTAAGGCACCAAATGAGAAATTCTTCAATGATATACTCGGATTGAAGGTTTATCCACATGCCCCCCTTGACAAGGACATACAATATACCAAAGAAAGAATCAGAGAATGCCTCAATCTTGCGAGAAGATGGGACCTTCCACTCCTTCTCCACCCGGATTTCTCGGATCCAGACGCACGACCCGAAACGGTTCAGGATTTCTTTGAGATACATAGTTGCGAAGCTGAGAGGAGGGCAGTTGTAACTTTCATTGACGCTCTAAAGGAAATTGAGAGCAGAGTACATGTATGTCATGTCAGCTGTGCATTTACTGCCAAGCTGATTAAGAAGCACAGAGCAGAAAACACACTAACTGCCGAGGTGACGCCCCATCACTTGCTTTTGACCGGGGACAAATTCACAAATAAGAATGGAGAAGCAAAGGTACTACCTCCACTTAGGTCACCACATGACAGAAGATTCTTGCAGGAATCTGTATCACACTGTGTAATCGATTGTGTTGCTTCGGATCATGCGCCACACACTAAGAAGGAGAAACATGCTCCGTTCCTGCATGCATCATCCGGTTTTCCAGGTTTGGAAACAACTGTGCCACTCATGTTAACACGGGTTCTCAAAGGAGAGATGCACTGGGTAGAATATCTTAGATGCTGCTGTTCAGCCCCTGCGAGAATACTGAATATCCCAGGAAAGGGTATCCTCTGCAAGGGTTATGACGCCGATTTAATAGTAGTAAAAGAAGACAAATATGAAATCAGGGGCGATAAGTTTCATTCCAAAACAACTGTCACACCCTTTGAAGGTCAAGAAGTGCTCGCACGTCCCGTAATGACCTTTGTTGGAGGTAGGTTAGTATATCGAGATGGTAGTTTCAAAGTAAGGCCAGGAACAGCAGGCATTGTACCAGTACGTAACGTAATAGAGCATTAA
- a CDS encoding peroxiredoxin: protein MLLIGEKVPDFETNTTDGPIKFSEWAKDSWVILFSHPADFTPVCTTEFMAFTDIEPELTERNVKLIGLSVDSNYSHIAWIRTIKEKMGVDVPFPIIEDLSMDVARKYGMIHPAQSGTSAVRAVFFIDPDFKLRALIYYPLSNGRNMQEILRVIDAFQTSDEHSVATPANWEPGQEVIVPPPKTKEQAEKRMAEGFDCKDWFFCKKKL, encoded by the coding sequence ATGCTGCTTATTGGTGAAAAGGTGCCTGATTTTGAAACGAATACTACTGATGGCCCGATTAAATTCAGCGAGTGGGCGAAAGACAGTTGGGTGATTCTCTTTTCACACCCAGCGGACTTTACACCGGTATGCACGACCGAATTTATGGCCTTCACCGACATTGAGCCAGAACTGACGGAGCGAAATGTGAAGCTGATTGGACTCAGTGTGGACAGCAACTACAGTCACATTGCCTGGATCCGTACTATCAAGGAGAAAATGGGTGTCGATGTCCCATTCCCAATCATCGAAGATTTGAGCATGGATGTGGCCCGAAAATACGGCATGATTCATCCAGCCCAGAGTGGAACATCCGCGGTCAGAGCGGTTTTCTTCATTGACCCTGACTTCAAGCTGCGCGCGCTGATCTATTACCCGCTTAGTAACGGCCGAAACATGCAAGAAATCCTACGTGTGATTGATGCGTTCCAGACCAGCGATGAGCACAGTGTTGCTACTCCTGCGAATTGGGAGCCTGGCCAAGAAGTTATTGTGCCCCCTCCGAAGACAAAGGAGCAAGCAGAGAAGCGCATGGCAGAAGGTTTCGATTGCAAAGACTGGTTCTTCTGTAAGAAGAAACTGTAG
- a CDS encoding DUF814 domain-containing protein → MKESMSNTDIRAIMPEIKEVGQGAFVNNVYQYNGIFVLKVHKTTVGTRQILIEPGRRIHVTRYRRDAPRFPPEFCMVLRKYLRNRVITNIEQYDLDRIVVFEVGNDENKYKLIVELFGKGNVVLVDPDDEIFVGLYYKKMRDRNVVPNATYQFPPQRGRDILAVELQDLEDVIEDSNASLIRTLTRGFNVDSLSCEEVCALAGISPTESSQNVTENQIRDLMYGFKEYLGKIEKGADEPRIVLDDEGQYLSFVPFKFETYAGMSEEVFDTYSQAIDEFFGFPELEKEIDKKQAALREEKERLETIIEKQKENLDELEEEASLLRETGEAMYANFQEINEILHTVEQARSDGVPWARIQEKIEVGKKKEIPSAEMITEIHPERGEVILEVDGKTTSLDIRKSVQQNASKLYNRAKKIEGKMKGARQQIEKTRKELENLDESEIEPIEEQKPVKVRRKHWYEKYRWFKSSEGHLVLGGRDAKTNEELAKKHLGPNDVFIHAAVHGAPYVIIKVPDEQPGDITLREAGKFSITFSKAWQENLVSADAYWVEPNQVSFSPPSGEYLPSGAVMIYGSKNYIENISIELAVGLLFEGEHAVPMSGPYSAVESHTEFNIKVGPGRQKKSNLVKSIMHRFEEMLPEDKARILSRTPEEEIMRVLPPGEGHILE, encoded by the coding sequence ATGAAGGAGTCGATGAGCAATACAGACATTCGGGCAATCATGCCGGAGATAAAGGAAGTAGGACAAGGTGCCTTTGTAAACAACGTCTATCAGTACAATGGTATCTTTGTTCTAAAGGTCCATAAAACAACAGTAGGAACTAGACAAATTCTCATCGAGCCAGGTCGCCGGATACATGTGACACGTTATCGGAGAGACGCTCCGCGTTTTCCTCCCGAATTCTGTATGGTGCTTCGGAAATACCTCAGGAATCGCGTGATTACGAATATTGAACAATATGATTTGGACAGGATAGTGGTTTTTGAAGTTGGAAACGACGAGAACAAATACAAGCTTATCGTGGAACTGTTTGGGAAGGGTAATGTCGTACTTGTTGACCCTGATGACGAAATATTCGTTGGGCTTTACTACAAGAAGATGCGTGATCGCAATGTAGTTCCAAATGCTACGTATCAGTTCCCCCCGCAAAGAGGGCGAGATATACTTGCGGTGGAGCTTCAAGACTTAGAAGATGTAATTGAAGATTCCAATGCGAGCCTAATACGAACATTAACACGGGGATTCAATGTAGATTCCTTAAGCTGCGAAGAAGTCTGTGCTTTGGCAGGGATTTCTCCAACTGAATCATCCCAGAATGTCACAGAGAATCAAATTCGCGATTTGATGTACGGTTTCAAGGAATACCTTGGAAAAATAGAGAAGGGGGCTGATGAACCAAGGATAGTCCTAGACGATGAAGGGCAATATCTTTCATTCGTTCCCTTCAAATTCGAGACTTACGCGGGGATGTCAGAGGAGGTATTTGACACCTACAGTCAGGCCATTGACGAGTTCTTTGGCTTCCCGGAGCTTGAGAAAGAAATAGATAAGAAACAAGCAGCATTAAGAGAGGAAAAAGAAAGGCTTGAGACTATTATCGAGAAACAAAAAGAGAATCTAGATGAACTGGAAGAGGAGGCCAGCCTATTACGAGAGACTGGCGAGGCGATGTACGCAAATTTCCAAGAAATAAATGAGATACTGCACACTGTCGAACAAGCGAGATCTGATGGCGTTCCGTGGGCGAGAATTCAGGAAAAAATAGAGGTGGGAAAGAAAAAGGAAATTCCATCTGCTGAGATGATTACTGAAATCCATCCTGAAAGAGGGGAAGTTATTCTAGAAGTAGATGGTAAAACGACTAGCTTGGATATACGAAAAAGTGTTCAGCAAAATGCGTCGAAGCTGTATAACCGGGCAAAGAAAATCGAGGGGAAAATGAAAGGCGCAAGGCAACAAATAGAGAAAACCAGAAAAGAACTCGAGAATCTCGATGAAAGCGAAATTGAACCTATAGAAGAACAGAAACCCGTAAAGGTCAGGAGAAAGCACTGGTATGAAAAATACCGGTGGTTCAAGTCTTCCGAGGGGCATTTGGTTTTAGGTGGGAGAGATGCTAAAACAAACGAAGAGCTTGCTAAGAAGCACTTGGGTCCGAATGACGTTTTCATACACGCTGCTGTGCACGGTGCTCCTTACGTTATCATAAAAGTCCCAGATGAGCAACCCGGAGACATAACCCTTAGAGAAGCCGGAAAATTCTCAATTACATTCTCAAAAGCTTGGCAAGAGAATCTTGTAAGCGCGGATGCTTATTGGGTAGAACCAAATCAGGTAAGCTTCAGTCCTCCTTCTGGGGAGTACCTTCCTTCAGGTGCCGTTATGATATATGGCTCAAAGAACTACATCGAGAACATATCTATTGAGCTGGCAGTGGGATTGTTGTTTGAAGGAGAACACGCGGTACCCATGTCAGGACCATATTCAGCAGTAGAAAGCCACACAGAGTTCAATATCAAAGTAGGTCCAGGAAGGCAGAAGAAGAGCAATCTTGTCAAGTCAATAATGCATCGATTTGAAGAAATGCTGCCCGAAGACAAGGCAAGAATCCTGAGCCGGACGCCAGAAGAGGAGATTATGAGGGTCCTCCCCCCAGGTGAAGGTCATATTTTGGAGTGA